One Vigna unguiculata cultivar IT97K-499-35 chromosome 7, ASM411807v1, whole genome shotgun sequence genomic region harbors:
- the LOC114191729 gene encoding protein YLS7, whose protein sequence is MNDMAWTALKGSPRASSHPRPLSWIVVIVGALAVFLFCASWVLVSSPIGSRVQGYFYSVSSSEKLDLPVSPLNEYSIDDGHLNTSLDHANDKPPSENLQSSSISNDVSNDSKIEQTNAKTNSQVDLSESTPVNHPMTKEVNKDPAVSSSGEPVTTVGDSADVSNSTLPAQESADVANSGLPAQEGADVANSGLPDKESADVSNSGLPAKESEDVSNSGLPAQESVDVANSGLPAQESVDVANSGLPAQENSQIDSSSSKTMPLAGSNSSNETGNIRLEEPAPVASINQSSVVSTASNEISPSSDDSTSTAVPASVEKPQSTSSAGCDLYHGHWIHDPQGPLYTNNSCPVLTQMQNCQGNGRPDQDYENWRWKPSQCDLPRFDPKKFLELMRGKTLAFIGDSVARNQMESMLCILWQVETPKNRGNHNMQRYYFRSTSFMIVRIWSSWLVKLITEPFDYAPADVDKLHLDAPDEKLMQHIPNFDVVVLSSGHWFAKKSVYILNNEIVGGQLWWPDKSQTMKVDSVKAYGISVETILTAIASIPNYKGLTIVRSYSPDHYEGGAWNTGGSCTGKVKPLAPGEGVENLHTNIMHEQQVTGFKRALEKSTNGSRLRLMDITEAFQFRHDGHPGPYRNPDPNKITKRGPDGRPPPQDCLHWCMPGPVDTWNEIVFEIIRREFEGGSAS, encoded by the exons ATGAATGACATGGCTTGGACTGCTCTCAAAGGTTCTCCCCGGGCATCTTCTCATCCAAGGCCGCTTTCTTGGATTGTAGTTATCGTAGGAGCACTGGctgttttcttattttgtgcTTCCTGGGTTCTTGTATCATCCCCAATTGGTTCCAGGGTTCAGGGTTATTTTTATAGTGTAAGTAGTTCAGAAAAGTTAGATTTACCTGTGTCTCCATTGAATGAATATTCTATTGATGATGGTCACTTGAATACGAGTTTAGATCATGCTAATGATAAACCGCCGTCTGAGAATCTGCAATCTTCCTCAATTTCCAATGATGTGTCTAATGACAGTAAGATAGAACAAACTAATGCTAAAACAAACTCGCAAGTAGACTTGAGTGAGTCTACTCCGGTGAACCATCCAATGACCAAGGAAGTGAACAAAGATCCCGCAGTTTCTAGTTCAGGAGAACCAGTGACTACGGTTGGCGACAGTGCGGATGTATCCAACAGTACCCTACCTGCTCAAGAAAGTGCAGATGTAGCCAATAGTGGCTTGCCTGCTCAAGAAGGTGCAGATGTAGCCAATAGTGGCTTGCCTGATAAAGAAAGTGCAGATGTATCCAATAGTGGCTTGCCTGCTAAAGAAAGTGAAGATGTATCCAATAGTGGCTTGCCTGCTCAAGAAAGTGTAGACGTAGCCAATAGTGGCTTGCCTGCTCAAGAAAGTGTAGATGTGGCCAATAGTGGCTTGCCTGCTCAAGAAAATTCACAAATTGATTCGAGTTCAAGTAAAACTATGCCATTGGCTGGTTCCAATTCTTCCAATGAGACAGGTAATATTAGACTGGAAGAACCTGCTCCTGTGGCCTCGATCAATCAGTCTTCTGTTGTAAGTACTGCATCAAATGAGATCTCTCCATCTTCTGATGATTCCACATCAACCGCTGTTCCAGCTTCCGTAGAGAAGCCACAAAGTACATCCTCTGCTG GTTGTGATCTGTACCATGGACATTGGATACATGATCCACAGGGACCATTATACACAAACAATTCATGCCCTGTATTGACACAGATGCAGAATTGTCAGGGTAATGGGAGGCCTGACCAGGATTATGAAAATTGGCGATGGAAGCCCTCTCAGTGTGACCTCCCACGGTTTGATCCGAAAAAATTTTTGGAGCTGATGAGAGGGAAGACCTTGGCTTTCATTGGAGATTCAGTAGCCCGAAACCAGATGGAATCAATGTTGTGTATTCTGTGGCAG GTAGAGACACCAAAGAATCGCGGAAATCATAATATGCAACGTTATTACTTTAGGTCCACTTCTTTTATGATTGTCAGGATATGGTCCTCGTGGCTTGTCAAACTAATAACCGAACCATTTGATTATGCTCCAGCCGATGTAGATAAGCTCCATCTTGATGCCCCAGATGAGAAGTTGATGCAACACATCCCAAACTTTGATGTGGTGGTTCTTTCTTCTGGTCATTGGTTTGCCAAGAAGTCTGTGTACATTCTGAACAATGAAATAGTGGGAGGACAGTTGTGGTGGCCAGACAAGTCTCAGACGATGAAGGTTGACAGTGTTAAAGCTTATGGTATATCTGTTGAAACAATTCTAACTGCTATTGCTTCAATTCCAAATTACAAAGGGCTTACAATTGTGCGTTCCTACTCACCTGACCATTATGAGGGTGGGGCATGGAACACCGGTGGATCATGCACCGGGAAGGTTAAGCCTCTAGCACCTGGTGAAGGGGTGGAAAACTTGCACACAAACATAATGCATGAGCAACAGGTGACAGGTTTCAAACGTGCTTTGGAAAAGTCAACAAATGGATCAAGGTTGAGGCTAATGGATATTACAGAAGCCTTTCAGTTCAGGCATGATGGTCACCCTGGCCCCTACAGGAATCCTGACCCAAATAAGATTACAAAACGTGGCCCTGATGGAAGGCCACCACCACAGGATTGCTTGCACTGGTGCATGCCAGGCCCTGTTGATACCTGGAATGAAATTGTCTTTGAAATTATTAGGAGAGAATTTGAAGGTGGAAGTGCATCATGA
- the LOC114192496 gene encoding uncharacterized protein LOC114192496 — translation MAFETLLVKVKTAISNSFDSVPPKLLKKKPSFKSKPNVGVLAFEIAGVMSKLLHLWHSLSDATVVRIRNDALNLEGVRKIISNDESFLLGLACAEFAESLRVVANSVTRLSARCEDPNLRSFQQAFLEFADSGCDLKGWALPGPKETESKLKKMERYVTLTAALYREMEELAVLESGFRKALNHADANNVGSKDQQKLYELQQKIFWQKQEVKDLKERSLWSRSFDSVVVLLVRFSFTVLARIKVVFGIGQRMPCLSRTLSTSATVYPSDQNPNDFVVSGLLEEDSKFNEAVNEDMESGFFEANSKLLKPPESTLGASGLALHYANLIIVMEKMIKSPHLVGVDARDDLYGMLPRSIRWGLRGRLRGVGFCASDPVLAAEWRDALGRILGWLSPLAHNMIKWQSERSFEQHNLVAKTNVLLLQTLFFANKDKTEAAITELLVGLNYIWRFEREMTAKALFECANSNGLLFKFNKPANEI, via the coding sequence ATGGCCTTCGAAACGCTCCTTGTCAAGGTCAAAACCGCCATATCAAATAGCTTCGACTCGGTTCCGCCCAAGCTGCTGAAGAAGAAACCCTCGTTCAAGTCCAAACCAAACGTCGGCGTGTTGGCGTTCGAGATCGCCGGCGTCATGTCGAAACTCCTCCATCTCTGGCACTCGCTCTCCGACGCCACCGTCGTCCGCATCCGAAACGACGCCCTCAACCTCGAGGGTGTGAGGAAGATCATCTCTAACGACGAGTCCTTCCTCCTCGGACTCGCCTGCGCCGAGTTCGCCGAGTCGCTCCGTGTCGTGGCGAACTCGGTGACCCGACTCAGCGCGCGCTGCGAGGACCCCAACCTGCGCTCCTTCCAGCAGGCCTTCCTCGAGTTCGCGGACTCAGGCTGCGACCTTAAAGGGTGGGCCCTTCCGGGCCCAAAAGAAACCGAATCAAAGCTCAAGAAGATGGAGCGTTACGTGACGCTTACGGCAGCACTCTACCGCGAAATGGAGGAGCTCGCGGTTCTGGAAAGCGGCTTCAGAAAAGCTCTGAACCACGCTGACGCCAACAACGTTGGGAGTAAAGACCAGCAAAAACTCTACGAACTTCAGCAGAAGATTTTCTGGCAGAAGCAAGAGGTAAAGGATCTCAAAGAAAGATCCCTTTGGAGCAGGAGCTTCGACAGCGTTGTCGTGCTCCTTGTAAGGTTCAGTTTCACTGTTTTAGCAAGGATTAAGGTTGTGTTCGGAATCGGTCAACGCATGCCTTGTCTGTCACGTACCTTATCTACTTCGGCCACTGTTTATCCATCTGATCAAAACCCTAATGATTTTGTTGTTTCTGGGTTATTAGAGGAAGACTCAAAGTTTAATGAAGCGGTGAATGAAGATATGGAAAGTGGGTTTTTTGAGGCCAACTCGAAGCTTCTTAAACCACCGGAGAGCACTTTGGGAGCTTCAGGTTTGGCTTTACACTATGCAAATTTGATAatagtgatggagaagatgataAAGTCACCTCACTTGGTTGGAGTAGATGCAAGAGATGATTTATATGGTATGTTGCCGAGGAGCATAAGGTGGGGGTTGAGAGGGAGACTAAGAGGAGTGGGGTTTTGTGCTAGTGATCCTGTTCTTGCTGCGGAATGGAGGGACGCTTTGGGAAGAATATTGGGATGGTTATCACCTTTGGCACACAACATGATCAAATGGCAAAGCGAGAGAAGCTTTGAACAACACAATTTGGTGGCCAAGACCAATGTATTGCTGTTACAGACTTTGTTCTTCGCCAACAAAGATAAGACTGAGGCCGCCATAACTGAGCTTCTGGTGGGGTTAAACTATATTTGGAGGTTTGAGAGGGAAATGACTGCTAAGGCTTTGTTTGAATGCGCCAATTCTAATGGGCTTTTGTTCAAGTTCAATAAACCAGCTAATGAGATATGA